A region of Ictidomys tridecemlineatus isolate mIctTri1 chromosome 4, mIctTri1.hap1, whole genome shotgun sequence DNA encodes the following proteins:
- the Ccl19 gene encoding C-C motif chemokine 19, giving the protein MAPRVAPLLALSLLVLWNSPAPALGGANDAEDCCLSVTQRPIPRNIVKAFRYLLLTDGCRVPAVVFTTLRGHELCAPPDQPWVDRIIRRLNKSSAKSKRHSN; this is encoded by the exons ATGGCACCCCGTGTGGCCCCACTACTGGCTCTCAGTCTACTAGTTCTCTGGAACTCCCCAG ccccagctctgggtGGTGCCAATGATGCAGAAGACTGCTGCCTGTCTGTGACCCAGCGCCCCATCCCTAGGAACATCGTGAAAGCCTTTCGCTACCTCCTCCTCACGGATGGCTGCAGGGTGCCTGCTGTTGT GTTCACCACACTGAGAGGCCACGAGCTCTGTGCACCCCCAGACCAGCCCTGGGTAGACCGTATCATCCGCAGATTGAATAAGTCCTCTGCCAAG AGCAAGCGCCACAGCAATTAG
- the Ccl21 gene encoding C-C motif chemokine 21 — protein sequence MAQTLALSLLILVLALCVPWTQGSDGGAQDCCLKYSQRKIPYKVVRGYRKQEASLGCPIPAILFLPQKRSQPELCGDPKEAWVQQLMKRLDKPPAPRKEGQGCRKDRETQKPGKKRKGSKGCKRTEEPRTPKGP from the exons ATGGCTCAGACACTGGCTCTGAGCCTCCTTATCCTGGTCCTGGCCCTCTGCGTCCCCTGGACCCAAG GCAGTGATGGAGGGGCTCAGGACTGCTGCCTAAAGTACAGCCAAAGGAAGATTCCCTACAAGGTTGTTCGCGGCTACCGGAAGCAGGAAGCAAGCTTAGGCTGCCCCATCCCAGCTATCCT GTTCTTGCCCCAGAAGCGCTCCCAGCCAGAGCTCTGCGGAGACCCCAAGGAGGCCTGGGTGCAGCAGCTGATGAAGCGTCTAGACAAGCCACCAGCCCCCCGGAAAGAAGGCCAGGGCTGTAGGAAGGACAGGGAGACCCAGAAGcctggaaagaagagaaagggctCCAAAGGCTGCAAGAG AACTGAAGAGCCACGGACCCCCAAAGGGCCTTAG